One Salvia splendens isolate huo1 chromosome 1, SspV2, whole genome shotgun sequence genomic window, gatgtgtaggaaTCACATATTGGTTGAATTTTTCAAAACTAGAAAGTtaatacttttcagggacggacgaaaaaggaaatagttcatactctttgggatggagggagtaatagagtTATATTTTTGAACACGATGATTAAGATAGTGTTTTAAGTGgatgatgaataaagtaagagacaacaaagtaagaaaaagtgttactttttgctaaaaattaaaaataactcaattatcttgaaactttttaaagtaaaaaaaacaacTCAATTAACAAAGAAATAGATGAAGTAATGCTATGAATTTTATTAagcctattttttttataattgaataattatgtatacatattaaaataacattCTTTCTGTcctattaagtttttttttacaTTCCATTAAAATGACTCATTTACTACATTGTTTTTAGCAAACTATAAACACAATCACacttctttctttattttctttccactcctctattttattatctttcgtgctttattttctctcaatttaattttctaaatatcattttttaaaatctcgtGCTCAAAATTACAGCAGGATAGACAAAGTGTATTATACAAAAACTTAATATttagtatattatattttaaatattttttcatcaGTTATTTCTCCAATTTTATTCCCAGCTAGTAGATATGTCAGTGCAATCTGAAATCTATGGACTAGCCCGATAGCTcgttaaatttaaaaagttagAATTAGATATTTCTAATTCAATAAAACCACAATCTAATTAGCCCCCACTGGATTAACATGACTTGATTAACATGACTCCTGATTAGGACTGATTCAAAATCTGATAGGCTAACTTAAATAGCGTGAGAAATATAGATTGTtacccgataaaattacaactcGATTTatccgcaacccgaataggatTTTGCTCcttaaatcatgaaatttgaccaattttttatatttctcacGAACTTTAAATATGGTCTAAAATATGACAAAACTTGCATTTCATTTGTTATTTCCTAACTCGGGTCGAATAAGAACCTATTCTATGTAGGCAACTGTGaaatgtttatgatattttagatcACTTTTAAAGTTCGTCGCAAGTAGAATAAAAAGCGATATAGAAAGTCTTGTTACCAAGTAGGTTAAAAAAGCACATACGTATGCTAAGCGGATATAACGATTTATATATCATGAGAAATAAGAAacgaaatataaaattttttgatattttaatacatacaACTGTCGAAAGATTATGATCTCATAATGATGACgtcaaataaatataaatacacaGTTATTTaagtaaaatttatttaataaaaggTCGATGTcaaatcttgaattattttttactcCACTTACCAACTAATTTTGAACAACAATAAAATTTTATGCCAATTATTTGAtgttatgaaataaaaaatttggtaTTGAATTAGAATATTTgatcttcaaattcaatttcataaaaaattgcCATTACAatattagtagtactaatttcaaatttatatggAAGACATTCTTGAGCCAATTAAATCTCTAAACTGAATACAGATATCAGGAATAGTGGTTTCAATTTGGCCGGAGTCTCAACATTCGTAGAATTCAGTTGCCATCTTGGTTCTACATAAATCAACATAAAAGGATATTTTACACATCATGTATTGTTACAGAATCACAACCAAACCAAATATTATCATTGATTCACGTCATATTACATTCTGAAGACATCGCAGGAAAGGAATATAGAATTGGCGTGGTGACATTTATTGGGTAAGAAAATGTGTGATATAAGAATCTGCCATCATATGAGAATATGGGCCTCACCTCAGTAGTGATATGAAGATTGTCTTCTTGGAGAGGCAGTCCCAGAGCGTCCACGCAAACCACATTCTCCACACTAATTCCTTTTTGTGCCTCTCTAACCTTGTCTAGGTACTCCCTTCCAGATGCAAGGGAAACCTGCAACATAGTTTATACACATAATTACACAAAGAATGCATGAGAGCTAGAAGATATCAAGTGAGAATGCACTGACAAGGATGACAGGCAAATCGAGATCTTGACGGAGGTTGAGAATAAGCTTCTCAACGTTGTCTCCATACCTATATAACACGGATACTTCACTTTGTTGCCGTATCgcgtatcggatacgtatccgataccgatacgcgacggatacgcgacggatacgtatcctgggcgtatccgcgggatgggccgtattgggccggGAAACCTCAGATTCGATACGTATCTCGGTGGATACGGCCCAGTTTAAAGCCCATCTAAAGGAGCCGGCCCGATAGAATTAACGGGCTGGACCAAAAAGCCCATTTGTGATGTAGCCCATTGCAGCTGGATGAACAAATCTAGCTCTATAAATAATGATGCTCTATACAATATAAGATTCCACACAATTGAGAAAGCCGCAGCTAGGTCAAAAACTCCCCGCCTCCATAGATTCGGTATgcttttttttttagatttttcgtTTTATGTATCTATTTTTGCCATCGCTTTTCTATGTTATAATTCAGTTTTTTGCTCccccaattcaattcaattataatttcaGCAGTATGGCATCTCCAAATCTGAGTGCTACTGCTGCTAGTTCTAGTGCTAGTTCTGCTGCTAGTTCTAGTGTTGGATCTGGGTCCAGACAAATAACTGATATCAGGGCTCCATTGTGGGATCATGTCACCATTCTAGAGAAGCCTAAACCTGGTGGAGGAAATATATTATGGAGAAAGTGAAGAAAGAAATATATTTGTATGAAGGGAAGGAACCAAATGAGGAGTCAGACCTCTACTCTGTTATTCATGATATATTGATTGCTAGGTGGACAAAAGGCAATAATCCACTTCATTGTTTGGCTCATTCACTCAATCCAAGGTAATATGCACTGTGCAATTAAAATTCAGATTCTTTGCtcttcattttttcattttaacttCATGATCTAAATTGCTGCCAATTCCAGATTTTACAGCAACATGTGGCTTCAAGAAGGTGCTGGCCGACTACCCCCCCACAAGGACAAGGAAATATCACAAATGAGGATGACTTGCTTCAAGAAATTCTTTCGCATACCGCAAGAGTTGGCTGCAGTGAAGGAAGAATATGCAAGGTTTTCTAGTTGTTCAGAAGAATTCAATGACCCTGATTCTATACATGATAGATGGGCTGTTTCCCCAATGACATGGTGGACAAATCATGGACAATCTATCCCTCTTTTGATGAGTTTGGCCATGAAACTGCTCAGCCAACCGGCCTCTTCTTCTTGCTGTGAAAGAAATTGGAGCACATATAGCTTCATCCATAGTGTCAAGAGAAATGCCTTAACTCCTGAGCGGGCTGAAGATTTGGTCTTTGTGCACTCAAATCTGAGACATTTGTCAAGAAGAACTGATGCATACAAGAAAGGAGAGACAAGGATGTGGGATGTTGGGGGAGATTCTTTTGATTCCCTTAGTGGTGTTGGTCTTCTTGAAGTTGCTGACCTCTCCATTGATGAACCTGAGTTGCAGGCTGTATCATTTGGATTGGGTGATGCCGAGGATGAAGGTGTGGAGCTGGAGGAGACGGGGAATGAGGAAGAAGCTTGATGTTGATGGCTTGATGCTAGTTTGCTACTACCTTTTAATTA contains:
- the LOC121795878 gene encoding uncharacterized protein LOC121795878 — translated: MEKVKKEIYLYEGKEPNEESDLYSVIHDILIARWTKGNNPLHCLAHSLNPRFYSNMWLQEGAGRLPPHKDKEISQMRMTCFKKFFRIPQELAAVKEEYARFSSCSEEFNDPDSIHDRWAVSPMTWWTNHGQSIPLLMSLAMKLLSQPASSSCCERNWSTYSFIHSVKRNALTPERAEDLVFVHSNLRHLSRRTDAYKKGETRMWDVGGDSFDSLSGVGLLEVADLSIDEPELQAVSFGLGDAEDEGVELEETGNEEEA